The Oncorhynchus tshawytscha isolate Ot180627B linkage group LG20, Otsh_v2.0, whole genome shotgun sequence genome has a window encoding:
- the LOC112220305 gene encoding phosphatidylserine decarboxylase proenzyme, mitochondrial isoform X1, translating into MKPSCPSPRQTSPPPVSHCHQSAAAPLRSAVKQSPHLLAPRLCPLVQNNFEAPGTLRERERNDRERREGANGLPPFTTSHPSYQRRGPGLRIAERENKIQRENRRVHTERERGSPSERSVCNPPHTFSDNVSEQEPAAGSSAELREMVRCCKSLHSPPSCYNLHRVRVDVRRLRPISSSGEQGGVSGGNSSGQGTQGAQALSHRNRFRLQFPQLALRRRLGQLSCMSRPALRLRSWPLSFLYYFLTFGALKPLAKVGWRPTSRVALYKTIPTRLLSRAWGRLNQVELPTWLRKPVYSLYIWTFGVNMQEAAVEDLIQYRNLGEFFRRKLKPAIRPVCDSHCVISPADGKILHFGRVRNCEVEQVKGVTYSLETFLGPHTWAEAINNTIKPSNEEDPSSFQDLLVTKEGNELFHCVVYLAPGDYHCFHSPTDWRVAHRRHFPGSLMSVNPGVARWIKELFCHNERVVLSGEWTHGFFSLTAVGATNVGSIRIYFDKELRTNSPRYSKGSYNDFSYLSNNNQEGVSMRKGEHLGEFNLGSTIVLLFEAPHDFSFNLKAGQKIRYGEPLGTVSRDGQPERHSLGENGLK; encoded by the exons cTGCCCCTCCCCCAGGCAGACCAGTCCTCCTCcagtctctcactgtcaccagtcTGCTGCAGCTCCTCTCAGATCAGCTGTGAAACAGTCACCCCACCTTCTGGCACCCAGGCTCTGCCCTCTGGTACAAAATAACTTTGAGGCCCCTGGAaccctgagagagcgagagagaaatgacagagaGCGAAGAGAGGGAGCGAACGGATTACCCCCCTTCACCACGTCACATCCGTCCTACCAGAGAAGGGGGCCGGGCTTGAGAATagcagagcgagagaacaagatcCAGCGAGAGAACAGACGTGTGCacactgagcgagagagaggcagcccCAGTGAGAGAAGTGTCTGTAATCCCCCCCACACCTTCAGTGATAATGTGTCAGAGCAGGAACCTGCAGCGGGCAGCAGCGCGGAGCTCAGGGAAATGGTGAGATGCTGCAAGTCTTTGCACAGCCCTCCGTCTTGCTACAATCTCCACAGAGTTAGGGTTGATGTGCGCCGGCTCCGGCCGATCAGCTCCTCTGGGGAGCAGGGGGGAGTCAGCGGCGGCAACAGCTCAGGCCAGGGCACCCAGGGGGCCCAAGCACTCAGCCACAGGAACCGATTCAG GTTGCAGTTCCCTCAGTTGGCCTTGCGGCGTCGTCTTGGCCAGTTGAGCTGCATGTCCCGGCCCGCCTTGCGGCTGCGCTCATGGCCGCTCAGCTTCCTCTACTACTTCCTGACCTTCGGTGCACTCAAGCCCCTGGCAAAGGTTGGCTGGAGACCAACAAGCAGG GTTGCTCTGTACAAGACCATCCCGACACGGCTGCTGTCTCGGGCCTGGGGTCGGCTGAACCAGGTGGAGCTGCCGACCTGGCTGAGGAAGCCAGTCTACAGTCTGTATATCTGGACGTTTGGTGTCAACATGCAGGAGGCTGCTGTGGAAGACCTAATTCAGTACAGGAACCTGGGAGAGTTCTTTAGACGGAAACTCAAACCGGCTATCCGGCCCGTGTGCGACTCACACTGTGtg ATCAGCCCAGCAGATGGGAAGATCCTGCACTTTGGGCGGGTGCGGAACTGTGAGGTGGAGCAAGTCAAAGGAGTCACATACTCTCTGGAGACCTTTCTGGGACCACACACCTGGGCTGAGGCCATCAACAATACCATCAAGCCATCAA ATGAAGAGGACCCCAGCTCGTTTCAGGACCTGCTGGTGACTAAAGAGGGGAATGAGCTGTTCCACTGTGTGGTGTACCTGGCTCCAGGAGATTACCACTGCTTCCACTCCCCCACAGACTGGAGGGTGGCCCACAGAAGACACTTCCCTG GCTCTCTGATGTCAGTGAACCCTGGCGTGGCCCGCTGGATCAAAGAACTGTTCTGCCATAACGAGAGGGTGGTGTTGAGCGGAGAGTGGACGCACGGCTTCTTCTCTCTCACCGCTGTAGGGGCCACCAACGTGGGCTCCATACGTATCTACTTTGACAAG gAGCTGCGCACTAACAGCCCACGCTACAGCAAAGGCTCGTACAACGACTTCAGCTACTTGTCCAACAACAACCAGGAGGGAGTGAGCATGAGGAAAGGGGAGCACCTGGGAGAGTTCAACCTGGGCTCCACTATAGTCCTTCTCTTCGAGGCTCCGCACGACTTCAGCTTCAACCTGAAGGCCGGCCAGAAGATCCGCTACGGAGAACCCCTGGGGACTGTGAGCCGAGATGGCCAACCAGAGAGACACTCTCTGGGGGAAAACGGACTAAAATAA
- the LOC112220305 gene encoding phosphatidylserine decarboxylase proenzyme, mitochondrial isoform X4: protein MKPRLQFPQLALRRRLGQLSCMSRPALRLRSWPLSFLYYFLTFGALKPLAKVGWRPTSRVALYKTIPTRLLSRAWGRLNQVELPTWLRKPVYSLYIWTFGVNMQEAAVEDLIQYRNLGEFFRRKLKPAIRPVCDSHCVISPADGKILHFGRVRNCEVEQVKGVTYSLETFLGPHTWAEAINNTIKPSNEEDPSSFQDLLVTKEGNELFHCVVYLAPGDYHCFHSPTDWRVAHRRHFPGSLMSVNPGVARWIKELFCHNERVVLSGEWTHGFFSLTAVGATNVGSIRIYFDKELRTNSPRYSKGSYNDFSYLSNNNQEGVSMRKGEHLGEFNLGSTIVLLFEAPHDFSFNLKAGQKIRYGEPLGTVSRDGQPERHSLGENGLK, encoded by the exons GTTGCAGTTCCCTCAGTTGGCCTTGCGGCGTCGTCTTGGCCAGTTGAGCTGCATGTCCCGGCCCGCCTTGCGGCTGCGCTCATGGCCGCTCAGCTTCCTCTACTACTTCCTGACCTTCGGTGCACTCAAGCCCCTGGCAAAGGTTGGCTGGAGACCAACAAGCAGG GTTGCTCTGTACAAGACCATCCCGACACGGCTGCTGTCTCGGGCCTGGGGTCGGCTGAACCAGGTGGAGCTGCCGACCTGGCTGAGGAAGCCAGTCTACAGTCTGTATATCTGGACGTTTGGTGTCAACATGCAGGAGGCTGCTGTGGAAGACCTAATTCAGTACAGGAACCTGGGAGAGTTCTTTAGACGGAAACTCAAACCGGCTATCCGGCCCGTGTGCGACTCACACTGTGtg ATCAGCCCAGCAGATGGGAAGATCCTGCACTTTGGGCGGGTGCGGAACTGTGAGGTGGAGCAAGTCAAAGGAGTCACATACTCTCTGGAGACCTTTCTGGGACCACACACCTGGGCTGAGGCCATCAACAATACCATCAAGCCATCAA ATGAAGAGGACCCCAGCTCGTTTCAGGACCTGCTGGTGACTAAAGAGGGGAATGAGCTGTTCCACTGTGTGGTGTACCTGGCTCCAGGAGATTACCACTGCTTCCACTCCCCCACAGACTGGAGGGTGGCCCACAGAAGACACTTCCCTG GCTCTCTGATGTCAGTGAACCCTGGCGTGGCCCGCTGGATCAAAGAACTGTTCTGCCATAACGAGAGGGTGGTGTTGAGCGGAGAGTGGACGCACGGCTTCTTCTCTCTCACCGCTGTAGGGGCCACCAACGTGGGCTCCATACGTATCTACTTTGACAAG gAGCTGCGCACTAACAGCCCACGCTACAGCAAAGGCTCGTACAACGACTTCAGCTACTTGTCCAACAACAACCAGGAGGGAGTGAGCATGAGGAAAGGGGAGCACCTGGGAGAGTTCAACCTGGGCTCCACTATAGTCCTTCTCTTCGAGGCTCCGCACGACTTCAGCTTCAACCTGAAGGCCGGCCAGAAGATCCGCTACGGAGAACCCCTGGGGACTGTGAGCCGAGATGGCCAACCAGAGAGACACTCTCTGGGGGAAAACGGACTAAAATAA
- the LOC112220305 gene encoding phosphatidylserine decarboxylase proenzyme, mitochondrial isoform X5: MSRPALRLRSWPLSFLYYFLTFGALKPLAKVGWRPTSRVALYKTIPTRLLSRAWGRLNQVELPTWLRKPVYSLYIWTFGVNMQEAAVEDLIQYRNLGEFFRRKLKPAIRPVCDSHCVISPADGKILHFGRVRNCEVEQVKGVTYSLETFLGPHTWAEAINNTIKPSNEEDPSSFQDLLVTKEGNELFHCVVYLAPGDYHCFHSPTDWRVAHRRHFPGSLMSVNPGVARWIKELFCHNERVVLSGEWTHGFFSLTAVGATNVGSIRIYFDKELRTNSPRYSKGSYNDFSYLSNNNQEGVSMRKGEHLGEFNLGSTIVLLFEAPHDFSFNLKAGQKIRYGEPLGTVSRDGQPERHSLGENGLK, translated from the exons ATGTCCCGGCCCGCCTTGCGGCTGCGCTCATGGCCGCTCAGCTTCCTCTACTACTTCCTGACCTTCGGTGCACTCAAGCCCCTGGCAAAGGTTGGCTGGAGACCAACAAGCAGG GTTGCTCTGTACAAGACCATCCCGACACGGCTGCTGTCTCGGGCCTGGGGTCGGCTGAACCAGGTGGAGCTGCCGACCTGGCTGAGGAAGCCAGTCTACAGTCTGTATATCTGGACGTTTGGTGTCAACATGCAGGAGGCTGCTGTGGAAGACCTAATTCAGTACAGGAACCTGGGAGAGTTCTTTAGACGGAAACTCAAACCGGCTATCCGGCCCGTGTGCGACTCACACTGTGtg ATCAGCCCAGCAGATGGGAAGATCCTGCACTTTGGGCGGGTGCGGAACTGTGAGGTGGAGCAAGTCAAAGGAGTCACATACTCTCTGGAGACCTTTCTGGGACCACACACCTGGGCTGAGGCCATCAACAATACCATCAAGCCATCAA ATGAAGAGGACCCCAGCTCGTTTCAGGACCTGCTGGTGACTAAAGAGGGGAATGAGCTGTTCCACTGTGTGGTGTACCTGGCTCCAGGAGATTACCACTGCTTCCACTCCCCCACAGACTGGAGGGTGGCCCACAGAAGACACTTCCCTG GCTCTCTGATGTCAGTGAACCCTGGCGTGGCCCGCTGGATCAAAGAACTGTTCTGCCATAACGAGAGGGTGGTGTTGAGCGGAGAGTGGACGCACGGCTTCTTCTCTCTCACCGCTGTAGGGGCCACCAACGTGGGCTCCATACGTATCTACTTTGACAAG gAGCTGCGCACTAACAGCCCACGCTACAGCAAAGGCTCGTACAACGACTTCAGCTACTTGTCCAACAACAACCAGGAGGGAGTGAGCATGAGGAAAGGGGAGCACCTGGGAGAGTTCAACCTGGGCTCCACTATAGTCCTTCTCTTCGAGGCTCCGCACGACTTCAGCTTCAACCTGAAGGCCGGCCAGAAGATCCGCTACGGAGAACCCCTGGGGACTGTGAGCCGAGATGGCCAACCAGAGAGACACTCTCTGGGGGAAAACGGACTAAAATAA
- the LOC112220305 gene encoding phosphatidylserine decarboxylase proenzyme, mitochondrial isoform X3, giving the protein MCQSRNLQRAAARSSGKWLQFPQLALRRRLGQLSCMSRPALRLRSWPLSFLYYFLTFGALKPLAKVGWRPTSRVALYKTIPTRLLSRAWGRLNQVELPTWLRKPVYSLYIWTFGVNMQEAAVEDLIQYRNLGEFFRRKLKPAIRPVCDSHCVISPADGKILHFGRVRNCEVEQVKGVTYSLETFLGPHTWAEAINNTIKPSNEEDPSSFQDLLVTKEGNELFHCVVYLAPGDYHCFHSPTDWRVAHRRHFPGSLMSVNPGVARWIKELFCHNERVVLSGEWTHGFFSLTAVGATNVGSIRIYFDKELRTNSPRYSKGSYNDFSYLSNNNQEGVSMRKGEHLGEFNLGSTIVLLFEAPHDFSFNLKAGQKIRYGEPLGTVSRDGQPERHSLGENGLK; this is encoded by the exons ATGTGTCAGAGCAGGAACCTGCAGCGGGCAGCAGCGCGGAGCTCAGGGAAATG GTTGCAGTTCCCTCAGTTGGCCTTGCGGCGTCGTCTTGGCCAGTTGAGCTGCATGTCCCGGCCCGCCTTGCGGCTGCGCTCATGGCCGCTCAGCTTCCTCTACTACTTCCTGACCTTCGGTGCACTCAAGCCCCTGGCAAAGGTTGGCTGGAGACCAACAAGCAGG GTTGCTCTGTACAAGACCATCCCGACACGGCTGCTGTCTCGGGCCTGGGGTCGGCTGAACCAGGTGGAGCTGCCGACCTGGCTGAGGAAGCCAGTCTACAGTCTGTATATCTGGACGTTTGGTGTCAACATGCAGGAGGCTGCTGTGGAAGACCTAATTCAGTACAGGAACCTGGGAGAGTTCTTTAGACGGAAACTCAAACCGGCTATCCGGCCCGTGTGCGACTCACACTGTGtg ATCAGCCCAGCAGATGGGAAGATCCTGCACTTTGGGCGGGTGCGGAACTGTGAGGTGGAGCAAGTCAAAGGAGTCACATACTCTCTGGAGACCTTTCTGGGACCACACACCTGGGCTGAGGCCATCAACAATACCATCAAGCCATCAA ATGAAGAGGACCCCAGCTCGTTTCAGGACCTGCTGGTGACTAAAGAGGGGAATGAGCTGTTCCACTGTGTGGTGTACCTGGCTCCAGGAGATTACCACTGCTTCCACTCCCCCACAGACTGGAGGGTGGCCCACAGAAGACACTTCCCTG GCTCTCTGATGTCAGTGAACCCTGGCGTGGCCCGCTGGATCAAAGAACTGTTCTGCCATAACGAGAGGGTGGTGTTGAGCGGAGAGTGGACGCACGGCTTCTTCTCTCTCACCGCTGTAGGGGCCACCAACGTGGGCTCCATACGTATCTACTTTGACAAG gAGCTGCGCACTAACAGCCCACGCTACAGCAAAGGCTCGTACAACGACTTCAGCTACTTGTCCAACAACAACCAGGAGGGAGTGAGCATGAGGAAAGGGGAGCACCTGGGAGAGTTCAACCTGGGCTCCACTATAGTCCTTCTCTTCGAGGCTCCGCACGACTTCAGCTTCAACCTGAAGGCCGGCCAGAAGATCCGCTACGGAGAACCCCTGGGGACTGTGAGCCGAGATGGCCAACCAGAGAGACACTCTCTGGGGGAAAACGGACTAAAATAA